From Aliarcobacter butzleri, the proteins below share one genomic window:
- a CDS encoding quinone-dependent dihydroorotate dehydrogenase — translation MISYETVKKVLFKFQPETAHNIAEFGLKTLGKCFILKNIMEKENYIFHPRLNQKIFDLNFSNPVGLAAGFDKNATMIKAMKSLGFGFTEIGTVTLLPQDGNPKPRMFRYAEAKSVQNAMGFNNLGAHAVLKNLKKVYPFEIPVGVNIGKNKITPEEFALSDYKNLIKKFHKISDYLVINISSPNTPNLRDLQNEKFITELFTMAKTLTTKPILLKIAPDMEVQTAINLCKTAVEAGASGIIATNTTIDYSLVPNCQNFGGLSGSCLTQKSSQLFKEIARELFGKTILISAGGISNGAQAYERIKNGATLVQAYSGLIFEGPAMVRKINQEILELLDKDGFENIQEAIGANLK, via the coding sequence TTGATTAGTTATGAAACAGTAAAAAAAGTACTATTTAAATTTCAACCAGAAACTGCTCACAATATAGCGGAATTTGGTCTAAAAACATTAGGTAAATGTTTTATTCTAAAAAATATAATGGAAAAAGAGAATTATATTTTTCATCCAAGATTAAATCAAAAAATTTTTGACCTAAATTTTTCAAATCCTGTTGGACTTGCCGCTGGTTTTGACAAAAATGCAACTATGATAAAAGCTATGAAATCTTTAGGTTTTGGTTTTACAGAGATTGGAACTGTAACTTTACTTCCTCAAGATGGAAATCCAAAACCTAGAATGTTTAGATATGCTGAGGCTAAATCTGTTCAAAATGCTATGGGATTTAACAATCTTGGTGCGCATGCTGTTTTAAAAAATCTAAAAAAAGTTTATCCTTTTGAGATACCAGTTGGTGTAAATATTGGAAAAAATAAAATAACTCCTGAAGAGTTTGCTTTAAGTGATTATAAAAACTTAATTAAAAAATTCCATAAAATAAGTGATTATTTAGTAATAAATATCTCTAGTCCAAATACTCCAAATTTAAGAGATTTACAAAATGAAAAGTTTATTACAGAATTATTTACTATGGCAAAAACTTTAACAACAAAACCAATTTTACTAAAAATTGCACCTGATATGGAAGTGCAAACAGCGATAAATTTATGTAAAACTGCTGTTGAAGCAGGTGCAAGTGGAATAATTGCAACAAATACAACAATTGATTATAGTTTAGTACCAAATTGTCAAAACTTTGGTGGTTTAAGTGGATCTTGTCTAACGCAAAAATCTTCACAACTTTTTAAAGAAATAGCACGGGAATTATTTGGAAAAACTATTTTAATTTCAGCTGGTGGTATTTCAAATGGTGCTCAAGCTTATGAAAGAATAAAAAATGGTGCAACTTTAGTTCAAGCATATTCAGGACTTATTTTTGAAGGACCTGCAATGGTTAGAAAAATAAACCAAGAGATTTTAGAACTACTTGATAAAGATGGTTTTGAAAATATTCAAGAAGCTATTGGAGCTAATTTAAAATAA
- a CDS encoding endonuclease/exonuclease/phosphatase family protein has product MLKLLIIFIFSISLYGSNLKIASYNVENFFDLSYDKSEYNEFIPNNNSLWNQKNFNVKLNNLIKVIDDIDADIIGLQEIENKDLMQLLQKKLPKYKYFSFIKYPDSAVGLGFLSKVEIKNSSSIDVKFIDKLFRPILETTFIYENVEFKIFNNHWPSKAAAENYRIKYAKTLQDRLLKLPKDYDYILLGDFNSNYNEFETFKKDLKLNLTSGVTGINHVLNTTIDDHFITYDDILKEEKKVHYNLWLDIKTSERFSTKFKNQNNTPDNIILSSSLFDNKNLTYIKKSFEVFKPNYLYENGEVKRWKMTQDRNIKIHKGEGFSDHLPIFAKFSINDNITKNNLQVEENLSTISSLYKKEKLIEQIFLNDVIVIYKDDEKAIIKKENDRAIYIYQNAKDLKLGYSYNLQINQIYDFFGLKEIKDFFISKENKEIKNYKDLYLDASNIDIFDFKYENEVITNLTGIVKNGKLYINESKFIKLFAKDKNILPKDNEKIRILNAQLGSYKGNMQIILHQLSDYKVEK; this is encoded by the coding sequence TTGTTAAAACTTTTAATAATTTTTATTTTTTCTATCTCTTTATATGGTTCAAACCTAAAAATTGCCTCGTATAATGTAGAAAACTTTTTTGATTTAAGTTATGATAAAAGTGAATATAATGAATTTATTCCAAATAATAACTCTTTATGGAATCAAAAAAATTTTAATGTAAAACTAAATAACTTGATAAAAGTTATTGATGATATAGATGCAGATATAATCGGTTTACAAGAGATTGAAAACAAAGACTTGATGCAACTTTTACAAAAAAAACTACCAAAATATAAATATTTTTCTTTTATAAAATATCCAGATTCAGCTGTTGGTTTAGGATTTTTATCAAAAGTTGAGATAAAAAACTCTTCAAGCATTGATGTAAAATTTATTGATAAACTTTTTAGACCAATTTTAGAAACAACCTTTATTTATGAAAATGTTGAATTTAAAATATTTAATAATCATTGGCCATCAAAAGCTGCTGCAGAAAATTATAGAATAAAATATGCAAAAACTTTGCAAGATAGATTATTAAAACTTCCAAAAGATTATGATTATATTCTTTTAGGTGATTTTAACTCTAATTACAATGAATTTGAAACTTTTAAAAAAGATTTAAAACTAAATTTAACTTCAGGAGTTACGGGAATAAATCATGTTTTAAATACTACAATAGACGATCACTTTATAACTTATGATGATATTTTAAAAGAAGAGAAAAAAGTTCACTATAATCTTTGGTTAGATATAAAAACAAGTGAAAGGTTTTCTACAAAATTTAAAAATCAAAACAACACTCCTGATAATATAATCCTTTCATCATCACTTTTTGATAATAAAAATCTTACTTATATTAAAAAATCATTTGAAGTTTTTAAACCTAACTATTTATATGAAAATGGTGAAGTTAAAAGATGGAAAATGACTCAAGATAGAAATATTAAAATTCATAAAGGAGAAGGTTTTTCTGATCATCTTCCAATTTTTGCAAAATTTTCTATAAATGATAATATAACAAAAAATAATCTACAAGTCGAAGAAAATTTAAGTACAATATCATCTTTATATAAAAAAGAGAAATTAATTGAACAAATTTTTTTAAATGATGTTATTGTAATTTACAAAGATGATGAAAAAGCAATAATAAAAAAAGAAAATGATAGAGCAATTTATATCTATCAAAATGCAAAAGATTTAAAATTAGGATACTCATATAATCTTCAGATAAATCAAATTTATGATTTTTTTGGATTAAAAGAGATAAAAGATTTTTTTATTTCTAAAGAAAATAAAGAGATAAAAAATTATAAAGATTTATATTTAGATGCGTCAAATATAGATATTTTTGATTTCAAATATGAAAATGAAGTTATTACAAATTTAACTGGAATAGTAAAAAATGGAAAACTTTATATAAATGAAAGCAAGTTTATTAAACTTTTTGCAAAAGATAAAAATATTTTGCCTAAAGATAATGAAAAAATCAGAATTTTAAATGCACAATTAGGTTCATACAAGGGAAATATGCAAATCATTTTACATCAATTATCAGATTATAAAGTAGAAAAATAA
- a CDS encoding ABC transporter ATP-binding protein, whose product MRKFFKQYIPYYKNYKLEFFYAAIGIVLVASATAGTAYAIQPLLDDIFIKKDAEMLYIMPIFVIILYTAKGFGSYIQAYFISFIGQDITRIVRDKLFSHILTLDMDFFQKIHGGELVSRIVNDINRIQRAISNNLAEIIRESLTIVGLVGLVIYHSPELAFYGLIVLPLAIYPLSRLAKRMKKLSFKSQESNSDITSSLNESFNNIEIIKANSTEKVEVTKFSVHNMLFFKYNMKAVKTNQLTSPLMEIIGAFAFAAVIIVGGSKVISGELTTGEFSSFIAALFMLYTPIKKISNLYNSMQDAIAANERINDMFSKKPSIISGDIKEIVDIKEIHFKNVELKYDDFVALKNINLDAKKGETVALVGDSGGGKSSLINLIVRFYDTTNGEILINNDSIKDLDLKSLRENISIVTQRVYIFNDTIAANIAYGYEIDEIKVIEVLKQAHAYDFVMQMKKGIHTILDEFGTNLSGGQRQRIAIARALYKNPKILILDEATSALDNKSESIISEVINEVSRDKITFIIAHRLSTIKNASKIAVFKSGEIVSIGTEQELKSNCEEYQRLSSSANI is encoded by the coding sequence ATGCGAAAATTTTTTAAACAATATATCCCTTATTATAAAAATTATAAATTAGAATTTTTTTATGCTGCTATAGGTATTGTTCTTGTTGCTTCTGCAACTGCAGGAACAGCTTATGCAATTCAACCATTATTAGATGATATTTTTATAAAAAAAGATGCTGAAATGCTTTATATCATGCCTATTTTTGTTATTATTCTTTATACAGCGAAAGGTTTTGGTAGTTATATTCAAGCTTATTTTATTTCCTTTATTGGTCAAGATATTACAAGAATTGTAAGAGACAAACTTTTTTCTCATATTCTAACTTTGGATATGGATTTTTTCCAAAAAATTCATGGTGGAGAACTTGTAAGTAGAATCGTAAATGATATAAATAGAATTCAAAGAGCCATTTCAAATAATCTTGCAGAAATAATTAGAGAATCATTAACTATTGTTGGACTTGTAGGACTTGTTATTTATCATTCACCTGAGCTTGCATTTTATGGTTTAATTGTTTTACCACTTGCTATTTATCCTCTTTCTCGACTAGCAAAAAGAATGAAAAAACTATCTTTTAAATCTCAAGAAAGTAACTCTGATATTACTTCAAGTTTAAATGAATCTTTTAATAATATAGAAATAATAAAAGCAAATTCAACTGAAAAAGTTGAAGTTACAAAGTTTTCTGTTCACAATATGTTATTTTTCAAATACAATATGAAAGCAGTAAAAACAAATCAATTAACTTCACCTCTTATGGAAATTATTGGTGCTTTTGCTTTTGCAGCAGTTATTATTGTTGGTGGTTCAAAAGTAATTTCAGGAGAACTTACAACGGGAGAATTTAGTTCATTCATAGCTGCCCTTTTTATGCTTTATACTCCAATTAAAAAAATTTCTAATCTTTATAATAGTATGCAAGATGCAATTGCTGCAAATGAAAGAATCAATGATATGTTTTCAAAAAAACCTTCAATTATTTCTGGAGATATAAAAGAGATTGTAGATATAAAAGAGATTCATTTTAAAAATGTTGAACTAAAATATGATGATTTTGTAGCACTAAAAAATATAAATTTAGATGCAAAAAAAGGTGAAACAGTAGCTCTTGTAGGTGATAGTGGAGGAGGAAAATCTTCTTTAATAAATCTAATTGTAAGATTTTATGATACTACAAATGGTGAGATTTTGATAAATAATGATTCTATAAAAGATTTAGATTTGAAATCTCTAAGAGAAAATATTTCAATAGTAACTCAAAGAGTTTATATTTTTAATGACACAATAGCTGCAAATATTGCTTATGGTTACGAAATTGATGAAATAAAAGTTATTGAAGTTTTAAAACAAGCTCATGCTTATGATTTTGTAATGCAAATGAAAAAGGGAATTCATACAATCTTAGATGAATTTGGTACAAATTTAAGTGGTGGGCAACGACAAAGAATAGCAATAGCAAGAGCTTTATATAAAAATCCAAAAATTTTAATTTTAGATGAAGCAACATCAGCACTTGATAATAAAAGTGAATCTATAATAAGTGAAGTTATTAATGAAGTTAGTCGTGATAAAATAACTTTTATTATTGCTCATAGACTAAGTACAATAAAAAATGCTTCAAAAATTGCAGTATTTAAAAGTGGAGAAATCGTTTCTATTGGAACAGAACAAGAGTTAAAAAGCAATTGCGAAGAGTATCAAAGACTATCTAGTTCAGCTAATATTTGA
- the murJ gene encoding murein biosynthesis integral membrane protein MurJ encodes MLLKSIFTNSSGILVSRVTGFVRDLLTASILGANVYSDIFFIAFKLPNLFRSIFADGAFTQAFIPSYAKSKHKIRFSSIIFLQLIGFLLILSLIVTMFSHLVAKAFAIGFSQETIDLAAPLFAINFYYLPIIFTVTFMAALLQYKHRFATSAYSTALLNLAMICALLISKNMDKYEITFYLSYGVIFGGILQIIVHVYSIKKANLCKIFHLKKYKKKEETKFYKNFFSATLGSSTMHISAFIDTWLASLLVSGSISYLYYANRIFQLPLAIFAIATSIALFPMIAKSIKNKNEEKALSLMKKSSLILFVLLSIATIIGIVFDNFIIKILFERGAFTKEDTINTALILTMYLIGLLPFGLAKIFSLWLYAKEQQLLTAKISMQSLACNIVFSLLLIKPFEAAGLAFASTLSGFILFFLTIKAFGFNNFIKMFKN; translated from the coding sequence ATGTTATTAAAATCAATTTTCACAAATAGTTCAGGTATTTTAGTTTCAAGAGTTACAGGATTTGTAAGAGATTTATTAACTGCTTCAATTTTAGGAGCAAATGTATATTCTGATATATTTTTTATAGCATTTAAACTTCCAAATCTGTTTAGAAGTATTTTTGCTGATGGAGCTTTTACGCAAGCTTTTATTCCTTCTTATGCAAAATCTAAACATAAAATTAGATTTTCATCAATAATATTTTTACAATTGATTGGTTTTTTACTAATTTTATCTTTAATTGTTACTATGTTTTCACATCTTGTTGCAAAAGCTTTTGCTATTGGATTTAGTCAAGAAACTATTGATTTAGCTGCACCACTTTTTGCTATAAATTTTTACTATTTGCCTATTATTTTTACAGTTACTTTTATGGCTGCACTTTTACAATATAAACACCGTTTTGCAACAAGTGCATATTCAACTGCTTTATTAAATCTTGCAATGATATGTGCTTTATTAATATCAAAAAATATGGATAAATATGAAATTACTTTTTATCTTTCTTATGGCGTTATTTTTGGAGGAATTTTACAAATAATAGTTCATGTATATTCGATAAAAAAAGCTAATTTATGTAAAATATTTCATTTAAAAAAATATAAGAAAAAAGAAGAAACAAAATTTTATAAAAACTTTTTTTCAGCAACACTTGGTTCTTCAACTATGCATATTTCAGCGTTTATTGATACTTGGTTAGCTTCTCTTTTAGTAAGTGGTTCAATATCTTATTTATATTATGCAAATAGGATTTTCCAACTTCCTCTTGCTATTTTTGCAATTGCAACTTCAATAGCTTTATTTCCAATGATAGCAAAATCAATAAAAAATAAAAATGAAGAAAAAGCTCTAAGTTTAATGAAAAAATCTTCTCTGATTTTATTTGTACTTCTAAGTATTGCTACAATAATTGGAATTGTTTTTGATAATTTTATAATAAAAATACTTTTTGAAAGAGGTGCTTTTACTAAAGAAGATACTATAAATACGGCACTAATTTTAACTATGTATTTAATAGGTTTACTTCCTTTTGGTTTGGCAAAAATATTTTCTCTTTGGCTGTATGCAAAAGAACAACAATTACTAACAGCAAAAATATCAATGCAAAGTTTAGCTTGTAATATTGTTTTCTCACTATTATTGATAAAACCATTTGAAGCAGCAGGTCTTGCTTTTGCAAGTACTTTAAGTGGTTTTATTTTATTTTTTCTTACAATTAAAGCATTTGGATTTAATAACTTTATAAAAATGTTTAAAAATTAA